The Candidatus Nitrospira nitrificans region GTCACGGGTACAGTTTTCGTATCAGCACCTAACGCTCCGGCTGCTCGTGGATGGCGCGATGACATTGGTGAAACCGGAGATCGTTATCAAGGCGTCCATGGAGCTAGATACGCCGAGTCCGTGATTGTCCCTCTGGGAATCGCTCTGTTGACAGATACCATTCTCTATCTGATTCCACGGACTGCGGTTCTCGGTGCCGTCCTGTTGACGGGCCATTTAGGCGGCGCCGCGGCTACCCATGTAAGCGCCGGACAAGACTGTTCGAAGTCTTCTTTCCCGTCCTGTTCGGCGCTGCGCGAACGCCCTCTCTTGCGGGGATTAGCCAGCACAGCGACGAGGCAACTCGGTGACTATCCATGGGAGAAACTGGGCGTTGACATCTATATGACCAATGGATATGCTTTGATGCATGAGGACGACAATTAATCTACCCGACGACCTTATGACGCAGATCAAGAAACTGGCGGCGGCATCCCGCTCCACGGTGACCGGTCTCATTGAAGATACTCTGCGTGAGAGCTTGGCAAGGCGCCGTCGCTCGCGGCGTTCAGGACGAGTAACTTTGCCGACATATGGGAAGAAAGGACCGCTTCCTGGGGTGGATATCGACGATACCGCCTCCCTGCTCGATGTGATGGAGTCATCTGTTGATACTGCCCGACGTTAATGTTCTCGTATATGCCCACCGGCACGATTCGGCGCGCCATTCAGATTACCGAGGTTGGCTGAACCAGATTCTCAGATCGGATGCGGCTTTCGGGATTTCGGATCTGGTACTGAGCGGGTTCCTCCGAATTGTGACCCATCCGCGAATCTTCGGCGATCCGACTCCTCTTAACGTCGCTATGGAATTTGCCGTGTCGGTACGTGAGCATCCCAACGCGGTGACATTGACGCCCGGCGAGCGACATTGGGAAATCTTCCAACGCTTATGTCGTGAGGCGAATGCGAAGGGCAACCTCGTCGCCGATGCGTACTTGGCCGCTCTCGCCATTGAGACCGGTGCGGAGTGGATTACGACAGACCGCGACTACGCGCGGTTTCCGGGTCTGCGGTGGAGACATCCTTTCAACTGATGCGACGGCATGCGGAGGAATTGATACAGGTTCACACCTTATCGCCTCAATCAAGCCGACTACTCACAGCCGACATTCGGCCGCGCGCGCATGATTGCGAGGCATCGCAACGCCATTTTGGGAACTGACCTGGCCTCCACTCTTCAGCTGCATCCCGCTCCGCACCTGTCCGTTTGTCGATAAGACCCATTTGACGCAAGCCGACCATTCTCGCTTACAATAGACACGATCACACCCCGTTTTAGGTAACCGTTCAAGGGCTGATCGGCGATCAGCATGCGCATGAATGCTCAATTGAGAGAATACATCCTGCTCAGCTTCATGGCCCTGCTCCTGGCCGGACTCTTTTCTTTCGACATTTATTCGCCCACCG contains the following coding sequences:
- a CDS encoding DoxX family protein, translating into MTDTILYLIPRTAVLGAVLLTGHLGGAAATHVSAGQDCSKSSFPSCSALRERPLLRGLASTATRQLGDYPWEKLGVDIYMTNGYALMHEDDN
- a CDS encoding DUF2191 domain-containing protein, whose product is MTQIKKLAAASRSTVTGLIEDTLRESLARRRRSRRSGRVTLPTYGKKGPLPGVDIDDTASLLDVMESSVDTARR
- a CDS encoding type II toxin-antitoxin system VapC family toxin produces the protein MILPDVNVLVYAHRHDSARHSDYRGWLNQILRSDAAFGISDLVLSGFLRIVTHPRIFGDPTPLNVAMEFAVSVREHPNAVTLTPGERHWEIFQRLCREANAKGNLVADAYLAALAIETGAEWITTDRDYARFPGLRWRHPFN